A window from Cryptomeria japonica chromosome 1, Sugi_1.0, whole genome shotgun sequence encodes these proteins:
- the LOC131026795 gene encoding probable carboxylesterase 15, with protein sequence METVPKSPSFTVVKIDGFLKLALPEGSNKDHPITNPMGPHAPPLHGLKLTKMLVAIADGDLMRDTQMEFCQAMKNAGQTVEMIVSEDVEHCFHTNEFAIEEDEHTAVQASNLVDVIDRFIKDC encoded by the coding sequence ATGGAAACCGTTCCCAAATCTCCGTCCTTCACTGTCGTAAAGATCGATGGCTTCTTAAAGTTGGCTTTGCCGGAGGGGAGTAATAAGGATCACCCAATTACTAATCCAATGGGTCCTCACGCTCCGCCTCTCCATGGATTAAAGCTTACCAAAATGTTGGTTGCCATTGCGGATGGAGATTTGATGCGGGACACACAGATGGAATTCTGCCAGGCTATGAAAAATGCAGGGCAGACTGTGGAGATGATTGTTTCGGAAGATGTGGAGCATTGTTTTCACACCAATGAGTTTGCTATCGAGGAAGACGAGCACACTGCTGTGCAGGCTTCCAATCTTGTTGATGTCATCGATCGTTTCATTAAGGATTGTTAG
- the LOC131026794 gene encoding probable carboxylesterase 6, with amino-acid sequence MEEKQVVDEIPGELKLFSDGSVERMPQQTPLAQSIPPSNHNFVDGVATRDVVLDEATGLWARIYMPEKGKNETEQKLPLVVVVSVDYRLAPENRLPAACYDCLATMEWIRTLAHLNRIKDQAITECELTKFWVSDSVDFRRCFLMGESAGGNLVHQIALACTAAAES; translated from the exons ATGGAAGAAAAACAGGTTGTGGATGAGATTCCAGGAGAGCTGAAGCTGTTCAGTGACGGATCTGTGGAACGCATGCCTCAGCAGACGCCCCTCGCTCAGTCAATTCCCCCTTCCAATCACAACTTTGTTGATGGAGTGGCCACAAGGGATGTGGTTCTAGACGAGGCGACCGGGCTGTGGGCTCGCATATACATGCCCGAGAAGGGCAAAAACGAGACCGAACAGAAGCTTCCGCTG GTGGTGGTGGTGTCGGTGGACTACAGGTTGGCTCCAGAGAACCGGCTTCCCGCAGCCTGCTACGACTGCCTTGCGACGATGGAGTGGATTCGAACCCTCGCCCACCTGAATCGAATCAAAGATCAAGCAATTACAGAATGTGAATTAACAAAATTCTGGGTCAGCGATAGCGTTGATTTCCGGCGCTGTTTTCTCATGGGAGAGAGCGCGGGGGGCAATTTAGTGCACCAGATTGCCCTCGCTTGCACCGCCGCCGCCGAAAGTTAA